A stretch of DNA from Variovorax paradoxus:
CCGCTCAGTGCGACACCGCCGGTGACCATTACCTGCGCTGCACAGGGCACCACGAAAGTGAGCCTCCAATGGGCCGGCTCCGGCCCCTACCTTGGCAACAACATCTACGCCACGAGCGTCCCCGGCGTGGGCGTGAGACTGTTCTGGGACGGAGGCACGACGGTGCCTTTTGCCACGACGGGCCCAGCCTCCTTCGAGTCGGCATCGTCGTGGACGGGCACCATCTCGATGGCCGTGGTGAAGACCGGCTCCATCACGCGCGGCGGTTCGATTACAGGCGAAGTGGCGAAGCTGACCTACCCGACGCTGGGAGGCTTCCAGATCGGTTCGATTCGCATCAACGGAAGCATCGAGATCAACCCCGGTCGCCCTACCTGCGCGGTGACGACGCAGTCGGTATCGGTGCGGCTGGGCAACGTCTCGAAGGACAAGTTCAAGGGCGTGGGATCGACGTCGCAAGGCGAACCTTTCAACATCGGCTTGAACTGCGCGGGCGGCATCACGGGGATCACCACCGCCATCTCCGTCACGCTGACC
This window harbors:
- a CDS encoding fimbrial protein, which produces MTTKELLGLAMLALVMSQTARAADPCSSSTGQPGIILFPIVGPVTVDPSVAVGTTLVRPATPLSATPPVTITCAAQGTTKVSLQWAGSGPYLGNNIYATSVPGVGVRLFWDGGTTVPFATTGPASFESASSWTGTISMAVVKTGSITRGGSITGEVAKLTYPTLGGFQIGSIRINGSIEINPGRPTCAVTTQSVSVRLGNVSKDKFKGVGSTSQGEPFNIGLNCAGGITGITTAISVTLTDPTNPDNRSNTLSLSPASTASGVGIQILKGATVLSYGPDSNTPGTQNQWSAGSSGNGLFDVPLIGRYVQTSPTIKPGSASGRATFTLSYQ